The Chloroflexota bacterium genome segment AGCATTCCCCCGGAGGTCGAGCCGGAGGACGCCGCGGTCGACGAGGCGCCAGCTTCGCCACTGGCGCCGACAGTCGCACCCCCATCGGCGCCACCCCCCATCCGATACGCCACCATCGGCGATCGTCTGTTTGCGCAGGTCGTCGACGCGCTCGTCGCCTTCGGCGTCTTTTCCTTCCTCGTCTTGCTCATTGCCTCCAAGTTCACGGATCTCAACCCCGCCGTCAACGACTTCTCCGGCCTCGTCGCCGTCGTACTCCTGATGCTCGTAAATCTCGGGGTCCACTCGGTGGTGCTTCTGGTCCTCGTCATCCTCATCATGCTCGTGTACTTCGTCCTGATGGAAGCGAGCTTCGGCGCCACCCTCGGCAAGCTTGCGGCGGAGGCTCGAGTGCAGCGCCTCGCCGCGCAGCCGATGAGCCTGGAGACATCCATCACACGGAACGCGTTCCGCCTGGTCGACGGCCTCCTGTTCTACCTACCGGGCGCCCTCCTCGTGATGGTGACGCCGAAGCGACAGCGGCTTGGCGATCTGATGGCGGGAACCATCGTCGTCCATCGCCCCACCAACACGGGACTTCGCGTGGGAGGTCTCGCCCTTGCCCTGATCGTCGCGGGCGCGGGCGTTGCCGCCGGGTGGGGTGTCATTCCACCACCGGCGAACGCGGGCCCGCCTCGCGTCTCGCACGTGATCGTGAGCGACCAGCCCAACGGGGCGGCCACGAAAACTGAGTTCACCACCGCCGCGCCGGAGATCTACGTGATCTTCACCCTCGCGAGCGCACCGCCCGGGACGACAATGCGCGCCACGTGGATAGCGGAGAACGTCCGGAACACCCCGCGCGACTCGCGCCTCGGTGAAGCGGAAGTGAAGAGCGGAGGCATCCCGAACGGTGGGAGCTTCAGAATCGCCGCGCCGAACGGAGGTTGGGCGCCGGGCGACTATCGCGTCGAGCTGTATCTCAACGGGAGCCTCGCGCAGACCGAGCGCTTCCGGGTCGTCCCGCTCGGGGCTCCTCAGGGCTCGCCGTCACCCGTGGCCGCGACTCCCACCCCGACCCGCCAGATTAGTCCGACGACGCGGTAGCCGGGGGCGTGTGGTCGACCGGCGACCCGCGGATCAGATCGATCGCGTGGGGAAGCACGGGCTGCAGCACCTCGAGGCACTCGGCGACGGCCTTTGGACTCCCGGGAAGGTTCACAATCAGCGTGCGCTTCCTCACGCCCACGACCTGTCGGGAGAGCATGCCGAACGGCGTCTTCTGGATACTCATCGCCCGCATGGCTTCGGCGATACCTGGTACCTGGTAATCGACGACCGACGCGGTTGCGTCAGGCGTGACGTCGCGCGGCGCGATCCCCGTGCCGCCAGTCGTCAGCACGAGGTCGACGTGCAGGTCGTCCGCGAAGCGCACGAGGTTCGCGCGGATCTGGTCGCGCTCGTCCGGAATCATTGTGCGCTCGACCAGCTCAGCCCCGATCAACGGGAGAAACGCCACGATGCGGTCGCCGCTCGTGTCCTCGCGCTCGCCGCGCGCCCCGAGATCGCTCATCGTCATGACGGCGACGCGGATCGGATGGGCAGCGCCCGCGGCGGTCACGGTTCGCCCTTGCGACGGAAGTCTCCGGACTTACCACCACTCTTTCGGACCAGCCGCACGTCGCTGATCACCATCGCGCGGTCTACGGCTTTGCACATATCGTAGATGGTCAGCGCGGCGACGGAGACCGCGGTGAGCGCCTCCATCTCAACCCCGGTCTTGCCGACGATGCGCGCGGTGGCCTCGATGTCAATCGAAGAGCGGTCGTGATCGACGTGAAAGCGCAGATCGACGCCCGTGATCGGGAGCGGATGGCACATGGGAATCAGGGAGCCCGTCTGCTTTGCCGCCATCACCCCGCCAACTTGCGCCACCGCCAGCACATCTCCCTTCTCCATCGCACCCCGCTCAATCAGCTCGAGCGTTGCGCGCTCCATCGTGATCCGTCCGCGCGCGGTTGCTTCGCGCACCGTCTCAGCCTTCTCGGACACGTCCACCATGTGGGCGCGGCCGGTCTCGTCGAAGTGCGTGAGCGACGTCATGGGACCCCCATCAATTGCCGGATGTCCTCCATGATCCAGGTCGGGTCCAGACCATCGTAGCCCATCCAGCGCACCAGCGTGTCAACGGGATACTTCTGGCCCTCCCGCCACAGCTCGATCAGGAACTTGCCCGCCTTGAGGTTCCGAAACCATTCGTCGTCGAACTCGCGCTGGAGGTAGCGACGCATCTGCGCCTCGAAGATCCAGGCGCGAACGTACGCGGCGGCGTAGAACCCGGGGTCGACGTCGGCGAGATAGCTCTCACTCCCGTACCCAACGCCGAGATTTCTCGTGAACAGCTCGTCGTAGACGGGCGCCACGTCGCCCGGCTCGTCCGCGCGATGAAGCAGCTGTTCGTAGGTCAGCTTGGTCCCATAGCGGCGCAGAAAATAGAGGCGGTGGAAGCCCTCGAGCTGAAGAAAGCTCTCTGGCCGTCCGAATCCGAGGTAGCGGTCGAGCCAGCGCGGATCGTTGGTGAGATGCTCCATCAGGAACGCGTACGCCTCCGTGACGGACGAGTCGCCCAGGCGCCGGTACGCGAAGGGGAGCGTACGGTCCACATTGCCGAAGTGCTCCGCGTGCCCCGCCTCGTGCAGGAGGGCCTCGTAGTCCGGAACCCCGCCGGTCGGCTTGACCACGAGACGAACGTCATCCGGCACGCGAATGGCCGAGCAAAATGCGCGGGGCGATTTCAGCGGACGCTCCGCGGTATCCAGATGGATGTTCGTCTGGTCCTCGAGAGGAATGCCGAGATCGCGCAGCGTCGCGTGAAGCGTAGGGAGCAGTCGAGCCTGGGGGAACCAGAGGTCGTAGGCTGTTCCGCGAAAGATGCGCGCGAGGTCGCACTTCCGAGCGTCGTCCCGCAGGATGTGCATCTCGCCGAGGTATGTGTCGAGAGCCGCGAAATACGCCTCATCGGTTGCGGCGATGAATCGCACCATGCTCTCGGTGAGCTCGGACAGGTGAAACCCGCGGAGCGCGTCGTAGAGATCGACGTAGTCGCCGAGCCCGAACCCGCGAGCGTGGCGCTGGAGGCGCTTCTCGCGCTCCTCCAGGATCGGGTTGAAGGTCGCGAGCGCGGTGAGGTACCGCTCCTCGAGCGCGTGACGCCGCACCGCGTCCGCCTCGTTGGCGATGAGCACCGGGACGGTGCGGTATGACACGGGGCGCTCGTCCCACTCGACCGTGGCGGCCGCTTCCTCCGCGGCATAGCGCTCGACCAAGTCCGCGGTCTGGTTCTGGAGGTAGCCGCCGGCGATGAAGTCCTGGAGATACAGGACCTGCGTCGGCTCGAGGTCCCAGAGCGCGGCCTCGTGAAAACGCTCGCCCTCGAAGAGGGGCAGGTATCGTTCGTAGATCGGGCCGATCTTCAGCCCAGCCTGAAGGCCGGCTCCCGATCGAAAGTGCTCTGTACTGACTGCCTGGTGGAAGGCTTCCGCGTCGGCGATGAACTGATCGACGTCCAACCCACGCTCCAGTACAGACCCCGTTGATTATACTCGTGGTAGTTCGGGGCACCCGTCGGTCGGTGGAGGCGCGTGGAGCAACTCTTCGACGTGCTGGTCATCGGCGCCGGGCCCGGCGGGTATGCGGCGGCGATCCGCGCCGCCCAGCTCGGCCTCACCTGCGCAGTGGTCGAGGCCGAGGAGCTGGGCGGTGTTTGCCTCAACGTCGGCTGCATTCCCTCAAAGGCTATGCTCCACAGCGCAGAGGTGCTGCGACTCGCGCGCGGCGCGCCCGCGTTCGGCGCGCGCACCTCCTCAGTCGAGCCCGATTTCCCAGCGGCCGCGCAGCATCGTGACCGCGCGGTCGCGCAGCTTCGTCAGGGCCTGACCCGCCTCCTCGACGCCAACCACGTTCAGGTCATCCACGGCCACGCGCGGCTGGATGGCGCGCATACCTGCATCGTCTCTGGCGAGCCGGTGCCG includes the following:
- a CDS encoding RDD family protein, giving the protein MFAQVVDALVAFGVFSFLVLLIASKFTDLNPAVNDFSGLVAVVLLMLVNLGVHSVVLLVLVILIMLVYFVLMEASFGATLGKLAAEARVQRLAAQPMSLETSITRNAFRLVDGLLFYLPGALLVMVTPKRQRLGDLMAGTIVVHRPTNTGLRVGGLALALIVAGAGVAAGWGVIPPPANAGPPRVSHVIVSDQPNGAATKTEFTTAAPEIYVIFTLASAPPGTTMRATWIAENVRNTPRDSRLGEAEVKSGGIPNGGSFRIAAPNGGWAPGDYRVELYLNGSLAQTERFRVVPLGAPQGSPSPVAATPTPTRQISPTTR
- a CDS encoding MogA/MoaB family molybdenum cofactor biosynthesis protein, with the protein product MTAAGAAHPIRVAVMTMSDLGARGEREDTSGDRIVAFLPLIGAELVERTMIPDERDQIRANLVRFADDLHVDLVLTTGGTGIAPRDVTPDATASVVDYQVPGIAEAMRAMSIQKTPFGMLSRQVVGVRKRTLIVNLPGSPKAVAECLEVLQPVLPHAIDLIRGSPVDHTPPATASSD
- the moaC gene encoding cyclic pyranopterin monophosphate synthase MoaC is translated as MTSLTHFDETGRAHMVDVSEKAETVREATARGRITMERATLELIERGAMEKGDVLAVAQVGGVMAAKQTGSLIPMCHPLPITGVDLRFHVDHDRSSIDIEATARIVGKTGVEMEALTAVSVAALTIYDMCKAVDRAMVISDVRLVRKSGGKSGDFRRKGEP